GAAGGAGGGGGTCGAATCCCATCGACATAAGGTAGGCCGACAACTGGGAACTTCGCTCATCAAGATGTACATCGCCATCAGCCACAAGGCGCTCCATCGCCATCATGACCTCTCCGCCGAGGAACTCGAGCAGCCTCGACACCCTCTCGAAAAGCTCCGCGGGCACGCCATCGGCGAGGTAGATGAAATGCCGCAGGTTTTCCTCGTCGAGGAGGAGGCCGCGCATACAGTCGCACTTCATGAGGCCGAGGATGCGGGACAGCGATTCGTATATGCGGGATTTGAGCGAAACGGTTCCGAGGTCGTGCCGCAGGATGTCGTGCAGCGCCAGGATCATTGCCCGGCAGTCGGCCGGGTCTTCCATCCGCCCGGCGGCAAGCTCGATCTCGACCACCCTGAACAGGAGCACACAGCCGGATGCCGGCTCACTGCCGGGCTCCCCCGACACGTGGCTTATTAGCGCGGAGAAATCCGTGTCGCCGGCGCCGCCAAGCATTTCCCAGCCGTCGAAACGGCTGTTATCACTGCCATTGAGGCCGATGACCGCGAGCACCCGAAGATCGTTTTCGTACTCTCCCCTGGCTATTTCATAAAAAAAACCGATCAGATCCTCGGTCCGAAAGGATATCATCGCGCGAAGTATCGGGAAACGCAGGTGACGCTGCTCGAAGAACTCCGACATCAGCGTGGGAATCAGATCGGCAAGAGAATAATGGCGTATAATGAGCGCGTCATCCGTTGTGATGGCCCGGGAGTGAAGGTTCGTCCGATACTGCTCCATGCCCCGGTTCAGGCAAAGGAAAACCTCGAGCCGGCGGTACAGGTCCCCGAGGATATACTCCTCCACCCTCCCGCCTTCGCTGTCGGCCGGCTCGCTTATCTCAAAGACGATCTGGTCCAGCAACTCGACAAACGCCATAGACACGGGGTCGGGCCGCTCGAGGATCGCGCGTCCGGGCCGCGGCCCCACCATGCCCGAGACCAGATCCGCGACTGCCGCAAGCGCCGGACGCGGCGAATCGTATTTCTCGATTCGATCCCGGCAGACCGCGGCGATTTCGCCGAGGCGTTCGGCGCTTATCATGTCGTTCTTTCCTTTTCTCATACTGTCGCCGACCGTACGGCGGTGTTTCTTCCGTGACGCAGAGGCCGCATGGTACGGACTATTGAAGAAAACGGTACGCGGCCTGTCGACAGTTTTTCATGAAACCGCTCTAATAAATCACTCGTTTCATGACCCGGGGGCACATGCAGCCCCCCCGGCAGGGGCGTTACCTGCCCGGCCCACACAAGTTGAATTCAGGCAACAAGTCCCGCGCTTTTCCTTGAAACTCTTGACACACGGGCATACCAGTCCCCAATATCTCACTCCTGGCGGGCGATTCCGCCCCGACGCATCCGCCCCGCAGGGCCGATCGAACAATACCGGAGATACCCATGAACCTTGTCACCATCCTGGGAATTTTTATTTCACTCATAACCGTGGTATGCTTGGCGGCGTTTCGACGCTCCTCGGGTAGAGAGAAGACAGTAGAGACGGGAAGCTGGGAAGAGGTGTGGCGCGAGCGCCTTAAAAAGTGAGCAACCCGGAAAGAAGCACCAGAAAGGAGCGAAGCGCGGCCACAAGAACGACCGACGAGGTCCTCAAATAGAGATATCCGAAAAAAAACCCGGTCAGCAGAAAAGCCGCGAAAGTCCATTTCCCGCCCGCCATTGCGAAAAACAGGCCGAAAAGAAGCGATGAGCATACAAAGCCCGCCTTCCGGCCCATCATGTGCGAAAGATGGTATTGCAGATATCCCCGGAAGAACACCTCTTCGAAAGGAATGACAACCAGCAAGAGGACCAGCATTATCTCCCCTCCCGAAAGGGTGGAAGAAGCCCCATAGAAACCATAAATGAGCGGCGCCTTAATAAATTTGGACAGAAGAAACTGTACACCGACCAGGACGCCGAAGGCGGCGGCGAGGACGCCCATTTCGCGCCTCCGCGACGGCAGGGCAAACAGTCTGGGGGCCGTAAGCAGGTTTCTATCATATAGAAGCGTGACCAGGGTCAGGAGGAGAATGAACAGCGCATACTGGTAAATAAAGGTAAAATAGGCGTGGTGAAAGCAAAAATATCCGCCAAGGAAAAAAAACAGCACTGGAACAAACTTCACCAGCGGCGGGCGCGGCGTGGGATATGCATTCCCCAGGTTGGTCATTCGTAATCCCTTAAAATATCCCCAGGCCGCGGTCAAGAAATTATTTACGCACCGTTTTTCACCAATGGTCGACGTAAAAAAAACCGGAATATCAAAAATAAATTTACCGGATCGGGCTCCGCGATCGTTTTTCATTCAGGGGGGGGTGAAAAATGATACGATACATCGCGCCGGCCGCAACGTTCGTCTTCGCGCTCCTTGCCGGCGCACTCTTCGGCGGGACCGTTCTCATCAACGAAATCGCCTGTGAGACCGCAGGCGACGACTGGGTGGAGCTTTTTTATTACGACGAAGAGGAAACCTCCATCGACATCTCGCCGCTCTTCGTTACCATGTATTACGGCACGAACGAGCGTCTTGGAAGCGAACCCATCACCCTCTACTCCCGGAACCGGCCGGAAACGCCCTTTGACGATCGCTTCGCCGTGGTGCACCTCGCCAGGCCCGGGATGTCCGATGAAACGGATTCCACTGGCGACACAAATGGAAACGGCATCCTCGACGTCTATTGCAACAATTACTTCAGCAGCCTCTGGAACACCGATTGCGTGGTATCGATAGATACTGACGACGAGCCCGCCAACGGCGGGATAATCGATTTCGCCGCCTATTCGAACCGCGACGGCTCGCTCAACTCCACGATCGGCTCGTACACCGGGCACGCCATCGGATTTGGGCAGTGGGAGAGCCTTGCCGGCGACCACGGCCAGGCCTGTATGGTCGACATCGGAATCGGCGGGCTCAAAGCGCACCAGTCGATCGCGCGAAAAGATCCCCACGACAGCAACACCCAGGCCGATTTCGCCATCACCTCGGTACAGACGCCGGGGAGAGAGAACATCTTTTCAGGCGATTTTGCGGGCTCCAATCGTCTCTTCAGGGCGCTGAAAAAGACATCGGTGATGGATGCGGACGGCGGCGCCGGCGTGCCACCATCGATCGATGTGTTCGTCTACGAACCGTGCAACCTCCGGTTAAGGGTTTTTTCCCCGCTGGGCAGGCTTATTTACGAAAGCCCCCTTTACCGTGATGTCTTTCCGGGGCCCTTCTCGATGCCGTGGGACGTTCGCGGCGCCGGCCGCCGGGCCTCGACCGGTCTGCATGTCGGACTTATCGAGGCGACCGCCCCGCGCCTCAAGCGTTCCGACTCCGAGCGTATTTTCATCATCCCGATACGCGGCCGATGAATACGCTGTTGATCGTTCTCATGGTTTTGCAGAACCCGCCCGCGGCATTCGAATACCGGGCGAATTCCCCGGCGGCCCTGTTTCCATTCGTCTGCGCGATTTCAGACCCCGCCCTTGTCAATACCGGAAATCCCGCTCATATTCCGCTCCGGAATTCGTTTCATTTCGGCATTTCGTACGCCCGGCCGTACGCGCTTGAAGGGCTGAACGCCGGCACGACCCATGCCGGGTATTCGGACGGAACAAACGGCATTGAGGGCTTATACTC
The nucleotide sequence above comes from Spirochaetota bacterium. Encoded proteins:
- a CDS encoding type II CAAX endopeptidase family protein, whose product is MTNLGNAYPTPRPPLVKFVPVLFFFLGGYFCFHHAYFTFIYQYALFILLLTLVTLLYDRNLLTAPRLFALPSRRREMGVLAAAFGVLVGVQFLLSKFIKAPLIYGFYGASSTLSGGEIMLVLLLVVIPFEEVFFRGYLQYHLSHMMGRKAGFVCSSLLFGLFFAMAGGKWTFAAFLLTGFFFGYLYLRTSSVVLVAALRSFLVLLSGLLTF